In a single window of the Planctomycetia bacterium genome:
- a CDS encoding NADH-quinone oxidoreductase subunit N, whose product MIPDGLSMLHSLQPEIILIVGGIVILLTGLAPPRATSSVAFVLSMLTAGLALWWSWTTPVGAGLVAGLRDDSLVYYARALSLGVGLLILLSFRHVPEPNERAEFFSLMLFSLAGISLVAVANDLVLLFLALELVSVPTYILIGLSRRDIRAQEATGKYFFLGTFAAAITLYGFSFLYGATGTTTMFATESDVPSIAAFVQLPSNATDPFFVLGLLLAIAGLAFKLAAVPLHFYVADVYQGAAHVVTGMLGFVPKFAGILALARVLSLTGWHYGEGLFWLIWVMAAATMLVGNTLALMQHNVKRMLAYSSVAHSGYMLVGLLAGPGSPTNPSAGPLSSGLTAVLFYMAIYAVMNLGAFAVLSMFRKPGEGEEDAAETLDDLAGVATRHPWGSLALAVCVLSLMGLPPTGGFFGKLYVFSAALSSNADTPREGAMLVLVIVGVLNSAIAAAYYLRIIAALYLRPISDAGRRIVASPCMGLRTCVVICTIIVLLLFVQSGPILSRSQAATRDLRTVPGWSGSTADASAEGRPVHDGTVR is encoded by the coding sequence ATGATTCCAGACGGCCTTTCGATGCTGCACAGTCTCCAGCCGGAGATCATTCTGATCGTCGGTGGGATTGTCATATTGCTGACGGGATTGGCGCCGCCGCGGGCGACTTCGTCGGTGGCGTTTGTATTGTCGATGCTGACGGCGGGGCTGGCGCTGTGGTGGTCATGGACCACGCCGGTCGGTGCGGGCCTTGTTGCCGGGCTGCGCGATGATTCGCTGGTCTATTATGCGAGAGCTTTGTCGCTCGGTGTGGGGCTGCTCATCCTGCTATCCTTTCGACACGTGCCCGAGCCGAACGAGCGGGCCGAGTTTTTCAGTCTAATGCTTTTTTCATTGGCGGGGATCTCGCTGGTCGCCGTCGCGAACGACCTGGTGCTGTTGTTTCTGGCGCTGGAGCTGGTGAGTGTTCCGACTTACATCCTGATCGGTCTCTCGCGGCGCGACATCCGGGCGCAGGAGGCCACGGGCAAGTACTTTTTCCTCGGCACATTTGCCGCGGCCATCACGCTTTACGGATTTAGTTTCCTTTACGGGGCGACCGGAACGACGACGATGTTTGCCACCGAGTCCGATGTCCCGTCGATCGCCGCCTTCGTCCAATTGCCTTCGAATGCGACTGATCCGTTCTTTGTACTCGGCCTCCTGTTGGCGATCGCGGGCCTGGCATTCAAGCTGGCGGCGGTTCCGCTTCATTTTTATGTCGCGGATGTCTATCAGGGGGCGGCGCACGTCGTCACCGGCATGCTGGGATTCGTGCCCAAGTTCGCCGGCATCCTGGCCCTCGCGCGGGTGCTGTCGCTCACGGGTTGGCACTATGGCGAGGGGTTGTTCTGGTTGATCTGGGTCATGGCGGCCGCGACGATGCTCGTCGGGAACACGCTTGCCCTCATGCAGCACAACGTGAAGCGGATGCTGGCGTATTCGAGCGTGGCCCATTCGGGCTACATGCTGGTCGGCCTATTGGCCGGGCCGGGCTCGCCGACGAATCCGTCGGCCGGGCCGCTGTCGAGCGGATTGACGGCCGTTCTCTTTTATATGGCGATTTATGCGGTGATGAACCTCGGCGCGTTTGCGGTGCTCTCGATGTTCCGCAAGCCGGGCGAGGGAGAAGAGGACGCAGCCGAGACGCTGGACGATCTGGCCGGCGTGGCGACTCGACATCCGTGGGGATCGCTGGCGCTGGCGGTCTGCGTGCTCAGCTTGATGGGCCTGCCTCCGACCGGCGGATTCTTCGGGAAGCTTTACGTTTTCAGTGCCGCCTTGTCGAGCAATGCCGACACGCCGCGCGAGGGCGCGATGCTGGTACTCGTCATAGTGGGCGTCTTGAACTCGGCGATCGCGGCGGCCTATTACCTGAGGATCATCGCGGCGCTTTATTTGCGGCCGATCTCGGACGCGGGAAGGCGAATCGTCGCCTCTCCGTGCATGGGTCTGCGGACCTGTGTGGTTATTTGCACGATTATTGTATTGCTGCTTTTTGTTCAATCCGGCCCGATACTCTCGCGGTCACAGGCTGCGACGAGAGACTTGCGGACGGTGCCCGGGTGGTCGGGAAGTACAGCGGACGCGAGCGCGGAAGGCCGGCCGGTGCACGACGGCACAGTTCGATGA
- a CDS encoding DUF692 domain-containing protein — protein MSVQELKALPRLGAGIGLRRQHFTEIIERRPRVKWFEVIPENFIGRGGFVAESLRRIAETHRLVGHGVGLSIGSTDPLDMEHLGRLREFCDQCKSPWYSDHLCFTMVDHVNLNDLIPLPFTEEAVRNVASRVRIVQDVLERPFLLENVTYYMAPSRSQMSESEFITSILEAADCGLLLDVSNVVLNSRNQGYDPVAFLDAIPMERVVQLHLAGFEENGEVLLDTHAKPVSDETWALYREVIRRTGPMSALVEWDAEIPSLARLIQEADMAQQLMDDVVHSTTRN, from the coding sequence ATGAGCGTTCAAGAACTTAAAGCGCTTCCGCGACTCGGCGCAGGCATCGGTCTGCGGCGGCAGCATTTCACCGAGATCATCGAGCGACGCCCGCGGGTGAAGTGGTTTGAGGTCATCCCGGAGAACTTCATCGGCCGCGGCGGTTTCGTGGCGGAGTCGCTTCGGCGGATCGCAGAGACGCATCGGCTCGTCGGGCACGGTGTGGGGCTCTCAATCGGCAGCACCGATCCGTTGGACATGGAGCACCTCGGGCGGCTTCGGGAATTCTGCGACCAATGCAAGAGCCCGTGGTACAGCGATCATCTTTGCTTCACGATGGTCGATCATGTGAATCTCAACGACCTTATCCCGCTGCCGTTTACGGAGGAGGCGGTGCGCAACGTCGCTTCGCGGGTTCGGATTGTTCAGGATGTGCTGGAGCGCCCGTTTCTGTTGGAGAACGTGACTTATTACATGGCGCCTTCGCGATCACAGATGAGCGAGTCGGAGTTTATCACGTCAATTCTGGAGGCAGCGGATTGCGGGCTGCTGCTTGACGTCTCGAACGTCGTACTCAATTCCAGGAACCAGGGATACGACCCGGTCGCGTTTCTGGATGCGATACCGATGGAGCGGGTTGTGCAGTTGCATCTGGCGGGGTTTGAGGAGAACGGCGAGGTCCTGCTGGATACGCACGCCAAGCCGGTCAGCGATGAGACGTGGGCGCTGTATCGCGAGGTCATTCGGCGCACCGGTCCGATGTCGGCGCTGGTGGAATGGGACGCCGAGATTCCGTCACTTGCGAGGTTGATTCAGGAGGCGGACATGGCTCAGCAACTGATGGACGACGTGGTCCATTCGACAACGAGAAACTGA